A single region of the Manihot esculenta cultivar AM560-2 chromosome 12, M.esculenta_v8, whole genome shotgun sequence genome encodes:
- the LOC110607203 gene encoding mannan endo-1,4-beta-mannosidase 2 isoform X1, with product MQTYDSLCSLMRSYTRYIRKMMTGNGLFYPIVGIVSCVAFIYMSFGDLRVTYHREPELTFVTRNGTQFMVDGRPFYINGWNSFWLMDHSAEEDRRPRVRAMLEAGAKMGLTVCRAWAFNDGGYNALQVSPGQFDERVFKALDHVIAEARQHGVRLLLSIVNNLKAYGGKTQYVKWAWEEGIGLSSSNDSFFFDPTIRRYFKNYVKTLLTRKNTITGIEYRNDPSIFGWELMNEPRCVSDPSGDTLQEWIEEMSAFVKSIDKNHLLTVGLEGFYGPTNPKRSTMNPENWASILGTDFIRNSKVQHIDFASVHIYPDHWFQHQTFEEKVTFVSKWMLSHIEDGQHELSKPVFFTEYGFSNLNKDFQPSQRDRFYKSILDIIYKSAKRKRAGAGALVWQFFVEEMEEFNDDFGIVPWERPSTYRYFTDQSCRLARLRGIHRQNQILRELCLQTEN from the exons ATGCAAACCTATGATTCTCTTTGTAGTTTGATGAG ATCCTATACACGTTATATACGAAAAATGATGACTGGAAATGGGTTATTTTACCCAATTGTTGGTATTGTATCCTGTGTGGCTTTCATTTACATGTCTTTTGGTGATTTGAGGGTTACTTATCATCGAGAACCAGAGTTAACTTTTGTGACCAGAAATGGAACTCAGTTTATGGTGGATGGTAGGCCTTTTTACATAAATGGATGGAATTCTTTTTGGTTAATGGACCATTCTGCGGAAGAAGATAGGAGACCCAGGGTTAGGGCAATGCTGGAAGCTGGTGCCAAGATGGGTCTCACTGTTTGTCGAGCATGGGCCTTCAACGATGGTGGCTACAATGCTCTACAGGTTTCCCCTGGCCAATTCGATGAGCGGGTCTTCAAG GCTTTGGATCATGTCATTGCAGAAGCCAGACAACATGGAGTCAGGCTGCTTCTTAGTATAGTCAATAACTTGAAGGCATATGGTGGAAAAACACAGTATGTGAAGTGGGCATGGGAAGAAGGCATTGGTTTGAGCTCTTCAAATGATTCTTTCTTCTTTGATCCAACCATCAGAAGATATTTCAAGAACTATGTTAAG ACTTTGTTGACTAGAAAAAACACCATCACAGGGATTGAATATAGGAATGATCCCAGCATCTTTGGATGGGAGTTGATGAATGAACCTCGTTGTGTATCTGATCCTTCAGGTGACACTCTTCAA GAATGGATAGAAGAAATGTCAGCTTTTGTGAAATCTATTGACAAGAACCATCTACTGACTGTGGGCCTGGAAGGATTTTATGGTCCTACAAACCCAAAGAGGTCAACTATGAACCCAGAAAATTGGGCGTCAATCCTTGGAACTGATTTTATTCGAAACTCTAAGGTCCAACACATTGATTTTGCCTCTGTTCATATATACCCTGATCATTG GTTTCAGCATCAAACATTTGAAGAGAAGGTAACATTTGTGTCCAAGTGGATGCTTTCTCACATTGAAGATGGTCAGCATGAACTGAGTAAGCCGGTGTTTTTCACCGAGTATGGATTCTCTAACCTGAACAAGGACTTCCAGCCGTCCCAACGAGATAGGTTTTACAAATCCATTTTAGACATCATCTATAAATCTGCAAAGAGAAAACGAGCTGGGGCAGGTGCATTAGTCTGGCAATTTTTTGTTGAAGAAATGGAAGAGTTCAATGATGATTTTGGGATTGTCCCATGGGAAAGACCATCAACATACAGGTATTTTACTGACCAATCATGCAGGTTGGCAAGACTCCGAGGAATTCATCggcaaaatcaaattttaagagAGCTGTGTTTGCAGACTGAAAATTGA
- the LOC110607203 gene encoding mannan endo-1,4-beta-mannosidase 2 isoform X2, which produces MDTHEHMRSYTRYIRKMMTGNGLFYPIVGIVSCVAFIYMSFGDLRVTYHREPELTFVTRNGTQFMVDGRPFYINGWNSFWLMDHSAEEDRRPRVRAMLEAGAKMGLTVCRAWAFNDGGYNALQVSPGQFDERVFKALDHVIAEARQHGVRLLLSIVNNLKAYGGKTQYVKWAWEEGIGLSSSNDSFFFDPTIRRYFKNYVKTLLTRKNTITGIEYRNDPSIFGWELMNEPRCVSDPSGDTLQEWIEEMSAFVKSIDKNHLLTVGLEGFYGPTNPKRSTMNPENWASILGTDFIRNSKVQHIDFASVHIYPDHWFQHQTFEEKVTFVSKWMLSHIEDGQHELSKPVFFTEYGFSNLNKDFQPSQRDRFYKSILDIIYKSAKRKRAGAGALVWQFFVEEMEEFNDDFGIVPWERPSTYRYFTDQSCRLARLRGIHRQNQILRELCLQTEN; this is translated from the exons ATGGACACACATGAACACATGAG ATCCTATACACGTTATATACGAAAAATGATGACTGGAAATGGGTTATTTTACCCAATTGTTGGTATTGTATCCTGTGTGGCTTTCATTTACATGTCTTTTGGTGATTTGAGGGTTACTTATCATCGAGAACCAGAGTTAACTTTTGTGACCAGAAATGGAACTCAGTTTATGGTGGATGGTAGGCCTTTTTACATAAATGGATGGAATTCTTTTTGGTTAATGGACCATTCTGCGGAAGAAGATAGGAGACCCAGGGTTAGGGCAATGCTGGAAGCTGGTGCCAAGATGGGTCTCACTGTTTGTCGAGCATGGGCCTTCAACGATGGTGGCTACAATGCTCTACAGGTTTCCCCTGGCCAATTCGATGAGCGGGTCTTCAAG GCTTTGGATCATGTCATTGCAGAAGCCAGACAACATGGAGTCAGGCTGCTTCTTAGTATAGTCAATAACTTGAAGGCATATGGTGGAAAAACACAGTATGTGAAGTGGGCATGGGAAGAAGGCATTGGTTTGAGCTCTTCAAATGATTCTTTCTTCTTTGATCCAACCATCAGAAGATATTTCAAGAACTATGTTAAG ACTTTGTTGACTAGAAAAAACACCATCACAGGGATTGAATATAGGAATGATCCCAGCATCTTTGGATGGGAGTTGATGAATGAACCTCGTTGTGTATCTGATCCTTCAGGTGACACTCTTCAA GAATGGATAGAAGAAATGTCAGCTTTTGTGAAATCTATTGACAAGAACCATCTACTGACTGTGGGCCTGGAAGGATTTTATGGTCCTACAAACCCAAAGAGGTCAACTATGAACCCAGAAAATTGGGCGTCAATCCTTGGAACTGATTTTATTCGAAACTCTAAGGTCCAACACATTGATTTTGCCTCTGTTCATATATACCCTGATCATTG GTTTCAGCATCAAACATTTGAAGAGAAGGTAACATTTGTGTCCAAGTGGATGCTTTCTCACATTGAAGATGGTCAGCATGAACTGAGTAAGCCGGTGTTTTTCACCGAGTATGGATTCTCTAACCTGAACAAGGACTTCCAGCCGTCCCAACGAGATAGGTTTTACAAATCCATTTTAGACATCATCTATAAATCTGCAAAGAGAAAACGAGCTGGGGCAGGTGCATTAGTCTGGCAATTTTTTGTTGAAGAAATGGAAGAGTTCAATGATGATTTTGGGATTGTCCCATGGGAAAGACCATCAACATACAGGTATTTTACTGACCAATCATGCAGGTTGGCAAGACTCCGAGGAATTCATCggcaaaatcaaattttaagagAGCTGTGTTTGCAGACTGAAAATTGA